A window of Formosa sp. Hel1_31_208 contains these coding sequences:
- a CDS encoding OmpH family outer membrane protein, translating to MKSKVLFLVTILSLMSFVSNAQRGVRIGYIDTEYILQNIPEYQEANTQLDQKVQQWKTEIEKRLSVIDSKKKQLNSESVLLTKELYEERMEDISFEEAEILDYQQKRFGPNGDLMIQKQQLIQPIQDQIFAAVQEIADGKKYDFIFDKSADVVMLYSAERFDISELVIRSISRSSKRTQAKSRAERKQAEKEDVVPIVNKELDERQKAIEDKKAARDAQIAERQSAQLKRRDSLKAAAAERRQKILDDRAKAKEKRDSTNARKTTPAVEKNMKKTDSTATQAKTTNTATKTPKQIAEEKRQQKIKDREARKKELDERKKKILEARKKAKEERESQKKETDSVPDDN from the coding sequence ATGAAAAGTAAAGTTCTTTTTTTAGTGACCATATTAAGTCTAATGAGCTTTGTTTCCAATGCACAACGTGGTGTTAGAATAGGCTACATTGATACTGAATATATATTACAAAATATACCAGAATACCAAGAAGCCAATACACAGTTAGATCAAAAAGTTCAGCAGTGGAAAACTGAAATTGAAAAACGTCTTTCAGTAATAGATTCTAAAAAGAAACAGTTGAACAGCGAAAGCGTATTGCTTACTAAAGAGTTATACGAGGAGCGTATGGAAGACATTTCATTTGAAGAAGCTGAAATCTTAGACTACCAACAAAAACGTTTTGGACCTAACGGTGATTTGATGATTCAAAAGCAACAATTGATTCAGCCAATACAGGATCAAATTTTTGCTGCAGTACAGGAAATTGCTGATGGCAAAAAATATGACTTCATCTTTGATAAGTCTGCCGATGTTGTAATGTTATATTCCGCAGAGCGATTTGATATTAGTGAGTTGGTAATTAGAAGTATTTCACGTTCATCAAAACGTACACAAGCGAAATCAAGAGCAGAACGTAAGCAAGCAGAGAAAGAAGATGTCGTTCCTATAGTAAATAAAGAACTTGACGAGCGCCAAAAGGCAATTGAAGATAAAAAAGCAGCTCGAGATGCGCAAATCGCTGAACGTCAATCGGCACAATTAAAACGAAGAGATTCACTTAAGGCTGCTGCTGCAGAGAGACGCCAAAAAATATTAGACGATAGAGCAAAAGCTAAAGAAAAACGTGATAGTACTAATGCAAGAAAAACAACACCTGCTGTAGAGAAAAATATGAAAAAAACAGATTCTACAGCAACGCAAGCGAAAACAACTAACACAGCCACAAAAACGCCAAAGCAAATAGCTGAAGAAAAGAGACAACAAAAGATTAAAGATCGTGAGGCAAGAAAGAAAGAGCTTGACGAGCGTAAGAAAAAAATATTAGAAGCAAGAAAAAAAGCAAAAGAAGAACGCGAGTCCCAGAAAAAAGAAACAGACTCCGTTCCTGATGATAACTAA
- a CDS encoding isoprenyl transferase, protein MNLKDQIQPEKLPNHVAIIMDGNGRWAKQKGMLRVFGHENGAKSVRDIVEVSAEIGIKNLTLYAFSTENWKRPKLEVQTLMKLLVKSLKKEIKTLQDNNIRLLAIGCLEDLPKKAYRELLEVIDKTKNNSRMTLTLALSYGSREEIVKVIKELTDKVKNNIISVESIDESIINKHLYTHDLPDVDLLIRTSGEQRISNFLLWQIAYAELYFTDILWPDFKKKDLYDALINYQNRERRFGKTSEQLS, encoded by the coding sequence ATGAACTTGAAAGATCAAATACAACCTGAAAAATTACCCAATCATGTTGCCATTATTATGGACGGCAACGGTAGATGGGCAAAACAAAAGGGTATGCTTCGCGTATTTGGTCATGAAAACGGGGCTAAATCTGTAAGAGATATTGTTGAGGTAAGTGCTGAAATAGGTATTAAAAACCTCACGCTCTACGCCTTTTCCACGGAAAACTGGAAACGTCCAAAACTAGAAGTGCAAACACTCATGAAACTCCTTGTGAAATCGTTAAAAAAGGAGATCAAGACCCTGCAAGACAATAACATACGCTTGTTAGCCATTGGTTGCCTTGAAGACCTTCCTAAAAAAGCATATCGGGAATTATTAGAAGTTATTGACAAAACCAAAAACAATTCACGTATGACACTTACTTTAGCCCTGAGTTATGGGTCTAGAGAAGAAATTGTTAAGGTTATAAAAGAATTAACAGATAAAGTTAAAAATAATATAATTTCCGTTGAAAGTATTGACGAATCAATTATAAATAAGCATCTTTACACGCATGATTTACCAGATGTTGATTTGTTGATTAGAACCAGTGGTGAACAGAGGATAAGCAACTTTTTGCTTTGGCAAATAGCTTATGCTGAATTATATTTTACAGACATTCTTTGGCCTGATTTTAAGAAGAAGGACCTTTACGATGCTTTGATTAATTATCAAAATAGAGAACGACGATTTGGAAAAACAAGTGAACAACTTAGCTAA
- a CDS encoding histidine kinase, producing the protein MHHILKYLLVVLLLLPAGISSAQQGQRDSKGTTRSNLPYLTIRGSVREGGTYAPISKVNIEVNGGAYTITNPDGSFTIKARKGDELIIRHKDFETIYYIIESEERITVEVEPAVSNQVTNAKFKNDIKAFNILIDSVTKYKKLNVEKSIEFVGEALGQSTSLKQNAEAYLVLAEVYMYWKQHDLAVTNYRMSLQNTVANEAKLGLAKAYELNKNYQESLDTYNGISKKELSNYQLVTLYEGLGDAYFSIKNYEASVEAYKKGLNVANQHLIKPKVVDLNSKIAQAYNFSGDVDKAEQFFDNSLNLAERATKKRALEEKVTVADFQNTNRNYSEEIQLRKQIVEDVKDVEKDSIIENESPLTLQKQNYKIGTAYFLQKDYANAIPYLEKSREEADAKGDLVVKKDATRKLSDVLADAGDYDGAKETFEAYKQVVDELYIKREQELSQANRFRRNIIEQQNRITSLESDRELTTSLASERNKNQQLIIYSLVIGLILLLIAGLFMFKYIKQQRLANNLLALKSLRSQMNPHFIFNALNSVNSFIASNDERTANKYLSDFSFLMRAVLENSEEDFIPLEKEIELLDLYTKLEHFRFQDKFDYDLTVEQDVAVTEYQIPPMLLQPYIENAVWHGLRYKTKKGHLQITIAKKSHNEISITVADDGIGRERSKDLKTANQQKQNSKGMGNIKKRVAILNDMYKDKVDVFIDDFQDAEDAGTKVVVTLKKD; encoded by the coding sequence ATGCATCATATACTTAAATACTTACTCGTTGTACTTCTGTTGTTACCAGCAGGAATCAGCAGCGCACAACAAGGGCAAAGAGACTCTAAGGGTACAACACGTTCGAATTTGCCATACCTTACCATTAGAGGATCGGTAAGAGAGGGTGGGACTTACGCGCCAATATCAAAAGTGAATATTGAAGTCAATGGAGGTGCCTATACAATCACCAATCCGGATGGGAGTTTTACCATTAAAGCTAGAAAAGGTGATGAACTCATTATACGACATAAGGATTTTGAAACCATCTACTATATTATTGAGAGTGAAGAGCGTATTACCGTAGAAGTTGAACCAGCCGTTTCAAATCAGGTAACAAATGCGAAATTTAAAAATGATATCAAAGCATTTAATATCTTGATTGATTCTGTAACTAAGTATAAAAAATTAAACGTTGAAAAGAGCATTGAATTTGTTGGAGAAGCTCTAGGTCAAAGCACATCACTTAAACAGAATGCCGAAGCATATTTAGTTTTAGCCGAAGTTTATATGTATTGGAAACAACATGATTTGGCTGTCACTAACTATCGTATGAGTCTTCAGAACACGGTAGCTAATGAGGCAAAGCTTGGCCTTGCAAAAGCCTATGAATTGAATAAAAATTATCAGGAAAGTCTTGATACGTATAATGGGATTAGTAAAAAGGAATTAAGTAATTACCAATTAGTGACCTTATATGAAGGATTGGGTGATGCCTATTTTAGTATTAAAAATTATGAAGCTTCGGTAGAGGCCTATAAAAAAGGACTAAATGTAGCAAATCAACATTTGATTAAACCTAAAGTGGTTGATCTTAACTCTAAGATAGCACAAGCTTATAATTTTAGTGGAGACGTTGATAAAGCCGAACAGTTCTTTGATAATTCATTGAATCTAGCTGAACGAGCGACCAAAAAACGAGCGCTCGAAGAGAAGGTTACTGTTGCTGATTTTCAGAATACGAACCGTAATTATTCGGAAGAAATTCAATTGCGCAAACAAATTGTTGAAGATGTTAAAGATGTAGAAAAAGATTCTATTATTGAAAATGAGAGTCCGTTAACCCTTCAAAAACAAAACTATAAAATAGGTACCGCTTATTTTTTACAAAAAGACTATGCTAATGCCATTCCTTATTTAGAAAAAAGTAGAGAAGAAGCAGATGCTAAAGGAGATTTGGTAGTCAAGAAAGATGCAACACGCAAATTATCTGATGTTTTAGCAGATGCTGGTGATTACGATGGAGCCAAAGAAACTTTTGAAGCATACAAACAAGTGGTAGATGAATTATATATTAAACGTGAACAGGAATTGTCTCAGGCGAATCGATTCAGGCGAAATATTATTGAGCAGCAAAATCGAATTACCAGTTTAGAAAGTGATCGAGAATTAACCACAAGTCTAGCCAGTGAGCGCAATAAAAATCAGCAGTTAATCATTTACTCATTGGTGATTGGGCTCATTTTATTATTGATTGCTGGATTATTCATGTTTAAGTATATCAAACAACAACGTCTTGCAAACAATTTACTTGCACTCAAGTCATTACGAAGTCAGATGAATCCTCATTTCATTTTTAATGCCTTAAACTCTGTGAATAGTTTTATTGCAAGCAATGACGAGCGAACCGCAAACAAATACCTTTCTGATTTTTCATTTCTCATGCGGGCAGTTTTAGAAAATAGCGAAGAGGATTTTATTCCCTTAGAAAAGGAAATTGAATTATTAGATTTATATACCAAATTAGAGCATTTCAGATTTCAAGATAAGTTTGATTATGATTTAACTGTTGAACAAGATGTTGCCGTAACTGAATACCAAATTCCACCAATGCTTTTACAACCTTATATTGAAAATGCAGTATGGCATGGCTTACGCTATAAAACGAAAAAAGGGCATTTGCAAATTACTATAGCAAAGAAAAGTCATAATGAGATTAGTATTACAGTTGCTGATGATGGTATAGGAAGAGAGCGCTCAAAAGACTTGAAAACGGCTAATCAGCAGAAACAGAATTCAAAAGGTATGGGTAATATTAAAAAACGTGTTGCCATACTTAATGATATGTACAAAGACAAAGTGGATGTATTTATAGATGATTTTCAAGACGCTGAAGATGCAGGAACTAAAGTCGTTGTAACATTAAAAAAAGATTAA
- a CDS encoding gamma carbonic anhydrase family protein, with protein sequence MPIIKPVRGTHPQIPNDCYIAENATIVGEVTMGNHCSVWFNAVIRGDVHFIKMGDKVNVQDGAVIHATFEKSPTTIGNNVSIGHNAIVHGCTLHDNVLIGMGSIVMDDCVIESNSIIAAGAVVTKNTIVESGSIYAGVPAKKVKTISRELISGEIDRIANNYVKYSSWFKE encoded by the coding sequence ATGCCAATTATAAAACCAGTAAGAGGTACTCATCCACAAATTCCTAATGATTGTTACATCGCGGAAAATGCTACCATTGTAGGAGAAGTAACTATGGGAAACCATTGTAGCGTATGGTTTAACGCAGTGATTAGAGGTGATGTCCATTTTATTAAAATGGGAGATAAAGTTAACGTTCAAGATGGAGCGGTGATACATGCTACCTTTGAAAAATCGCCAACAACCATAGGTAACAATGTTTCCATTGGTCACAATGCTATTGTTCATGGATGTACTTTACACGATAATGTATTAATTGGAATGGGTAGTATTGTGATGGATGATTGCGTAATAGAGAGTAACTCAATTATAGCCGCTGGAGCAGTTGTTACGAAAAACACCATTGTAGAGTCTGGCAGTATCTATGCAGGCGTTCCAGCAAAAAAAGTAAAGACAATAAGTCGCGAGTTAATTTCTGGTGAAATTGATCGTATAGCCAATAATTATGTCAAGTATTCTAGTTGGTTTAAGGAATGA
- a CDS encoding outer membrane protein assembly factor, whose amino-acid sequence MEKQVNNLANYLLLKTYIKALLIAFIFITSSKVAAQQTDFNQGIKYILEDVKVTGNTNFNPSTIITFSRLKIGEEIVIPGEQISNAIKKLWDSNLFSSIDVYLAKTEGNKAYLEINLVDLPELNEVTIKGVKKGKIEGLITENNLKKGEKVTENLITTTRNYISNKYKKQGFLNAKTSVNIKEVVDSIEKARVDMLVYIDKGQKVKINKIIFNGNEKISDKKLRKAMKNTKQKNPIRLLKRSKYIKDDYKEDLVTVIDAFKEKGYRDARIIKDSIGYKDDKTITLFIDVEEGDQYKFGKISFVGNAVFSDQQLQSILKINEGDTYNGVELRKRIADESKPDAVDITNLYQDNGYLFSTINPVETSAEGNIIDMEIRISEGKPAYFNNVSVSGNIKTNDHVIYRELRTKPGTLYRKSDVIRTIRELGQLGFFDAQQLTPNMKNFNTQDGTVDIDYEVVERGSSQIELQGGYGGGGFIGTLGLSFNNFALKDLFKKEAWKPIPSGDGQSLALRLQASRFFQTYSFSFSEPWLGGKRPVQLSTSISLTKQFLFNPITRDADRNRRFNILGISVGLAKRLKVPDDYFTLSQAIGFQHYDLKNYNTGLFTFGNGYSNNLSYTIGLTRNNLFTDPIYPEGGSNFTISAKVSLPYSLFNNVDYGALKEERDALDPTDVDDAARIGEIDQERYDWLEFYKIKFQGDWYTRLYERLILRSKMEFGFLGAYNQDRGVIPFERFFLGGDGLGNFALDGREIIQLRGYPNQSLSSQDGGSIYNKFSLELRYPITLGAQAKIYALTFLEAGSSYDSFRDFNPFNLNRSAGFGIRIFMPAFGLLGIDFGHGFDALPGQTVKNGWETHFIIGQQF is encoded by the coding sequence TTGGAAAAACAAGTGAACAACTTAGCTAATTACTTACTTTTGAAAACATACATTAAAGCACTACTTATAGCATTTATTTTTATTACTTCAAGCAAAGTAGCTGCACAGCAAACCGATTTTAACCAAGGAATAAAATACATCTTAGAAGATGTAAAGGTGACTGGTAACACGAACTTTAACCCTTCTACCATTATTACATTCTCAAGACTAAAAATTGGAGAAGAAATTGTCATTCCTGGAGAACAAATTAGTAATGCCATCAAGAAGTTATGGGACTCAAACCTCTTCAGTAGCATTGATGTATATCTGGCCAAAACTGAAGGAAACAAAGCCTATTTAGAAATAAACCTTGTCGATCTTCCCGAATTAAATGAAGTCACTATCAAAGGTGTTAAAAAAGGTAAAATAGAAGGGCTCATTACAGAAAACAATCTTAAGAAAGGTGAAAAAGTAACAGAGAATCTTATAACGACTACCCGCAATTACATTAGCAACAAATACAAAAAGCAAGGCTTTTTAAATGCTAAAACATCGGTTAATATAAAAGAAGTGGTAGACTCTATTGAAAAAGCTAGAGTCGATATGTTGGTGTATATTGATAAAGGACAAAAGGTAAAAATCAATAAAATTATTTTTAATGGCAATGAAAAGATTTCTGATAAAAAACTCAGAAAGGCCATGAAGAATACGAAACAAAAAAATCCAATTCGTCTTTTAAAACGATCAAAATATATTAAAGACGATTATAAAGAAGACTTAGTGACCGTTATTGATGCCTTCAAAGAAAAAGGCTACCGTGATGCTAGAATTATAAAAGATTCTATCGGTTATAAAGATGATAAAACCATTACGCTATTTATTGATGTAGAAGAAGGTGATCAATACAAATTTGGAAAAATCTCTTTCGTTGGAAATGCCGTATTCTCTGATCAACAATTACAATCTATTTTAAAAATAAATGAAGGTGATACCTATAACGGCGTAGAGTTAAGAAAACGTATTGCAGATGAATCAAAGCCTGATGCAGTAGATATCACCAATCTTTACCAAGATAATGGATATTTATTTTCAACAATTAATCCTGTTGAAACGAGTGCCGAAGGTAATATTATTGATATGGAAATTAGAATTTCCGAAGGAAAACCCGCGTATTTCAATAATGTATCTGTTTCTGGCAATATTAAGACCAATGACCATGTCATTTATAGAGAATTAAGAACTAAACCAGGAACGCTGTATAGAAAAAGTGATGTGATTAGAACCATCCGAGAACTCGGGCAATTAGGTTTCTTTGATGCGCAGCAGCTAACACCTAACATGAAGAACTTCAATACTCAGGATGGTACAGTAGATATTGATTATGAGGTTGTAGAGCGTGGATCTAGCCAAATTGAACTTCAAGGTGGTTACGGTGGAGGTGGCTTTATTGGCACTTTAGGATTATCATTTAATAATTTCGCTTTAAAAGATTTATTTAAGAAAGAGGCATGGAAACCTATTCCTTCAGGTGACGGACAAAGTTTAGCCTTACGTTTACAAGCTTCAAGATTCTTCCAGACGTACAGTTTCTCATTTTCTGAACCTTGGCTGGGGGGCAAGCGCCCTGTGCAGTTATCAACTTCAATATCGTTAACTAAGCAGTTTCTATTTAACCCGATTACCAGAGATGCAGACCGAAATAGACGTTTTAATATACTTGGAATTTCTGTTGGCTTGGCGAAACGGTTAAAAGTACCAGATGACTATTTTACCTTGTCTCAAGCGATTGGATTTCAGCATTATGATTTAAAAAACTATAATACAGGTCTTTTTACCTTCGGAAACGGTTACTCGAATAACTTATCGTATACCATTGGATTAACACGTAATAACCTATTTACAGATCCTATTTATCCTGAAGGTGGTTCTAATTTTACAATTTCAGCTAAAGTATCATTGCCTTATTCATTATTTAATAATGTTGATTACGGAGCACTCAAAGAAGAAAGAGACGCCCTAGATCCAACCGATGTGGATGATGCTGCGAGAATTGGAGAAATAGATCAAGAACGCTATGACTGGCTAGAATTTTATAAAATAAAATTTCAAGGAGACTGGTACACAAGACTTTATGAACGCTTGATTTTACGTTCAAAAATGGAGTTTGGATTTTTAGGAGCGTATAATCAAGACAGAGGTGTTATCCCATTTGAGCGCTTCTTCTTAGGCGGTGATGGCTTAGGAAATTTCGCCTTAGACGGAAGAGAAATTATTCAGCTTCGTGGTTATCCTAACCAATCCTTATCGTCTCAGGATGGTGGATCTATTTATAATAAATTTTCGCTAGAATTAAGATATCCTATTACTTTAGGAGCACAGGCAAAAATATATGCCTTAACATTCCTAGAGGCTGGGTCATCATATGATAGTTTTAGAGATTTCAACCCGTTTAATCTTAATCGATCTGCAGGATTTGGTATCCGTATTTTTATGCCTGCCTTCGGATTATTAGGTATTGATTTTGGTCATGGATTCGATGCTCTACCGGGTCAAACGGTAAAGAACGGATGGGAAACTCACTTTATTATTGGACAGCAATTTTAA
- a CDS encoding VWA domain-containing protein, translated as MKTIFRTIAISLCMINILSCNANEKKEQAQVAFIEPTTHHLHNQFIKVALLLDTSNSMDGLIDQAKAQLWDIVNELSYAKCGDEKPNLQIALYEYGNDNLNSEEGYIRQVLAFSRDLDEISKQLFSLTTNGGNEYCGHVIQTALNQLNWGKNEDDLKLMFIAGNEPFTQGKINYQDATKQSYKKGVSVNTIFCGDYNQGITTYWKDGAERTNGDYMAINHNQATTHVATPYDDRILQLNHKLNKTYVAYGSVGRQKIALQTEQDTNAMDYSEANAVSRTVSKSSHLYKNSTWDLVDAANEKGFKYEALKKDDLPKDLQEKSVAELKRYITKKGLEREQVQKEIKQLNEKRRLYIASQQKENDNGLENAMIKAIKTQAKEKKYTW; from the coding sequence ATGAAAACAATATTTAGAACAATCGCTATCTCACTTTGTATGATTAATATATTATCATGCAATGCCAACGAAAAAAAAGAACAAGCACAAGTCGCTTTTATAGAACCAACAACTCACCATCTTCACAACCAATTTATTAAAGTCGCCTTACTTTTAGACACTAGTAATAGTATGGATGGACTTATTGATCAGGCTAAAGCGCAACTATGGGATATCGTTAATGAATTATCATACGCCAAATGCGGTGATGAAAAACCCAATTTACAAATCGCTTTATACGAATATGGTAATGATAATCTTAATAGTGAAGAAGGCTATATCCGTCAAGTTCTCGCCTTTAGTAGAGATTTAGATGAGATCTCAAAACAACTTTTTTCACTTACTACTAATGGCGGTAATGAATACTGCGGCCATGTCATTCAAACAGCTCTCAATCAATTAAATTGGGGTAAAAATGAAGATGATTTAAAACTTATGTTCATTGCTGGAAACGAACCTTTTACTCAAGGTAAAATCAACTATCAGGATGCCACTAAACAATCTTATAAAAAAGGTGTAAGTGTCAACACCATTTTTTGTGGAGATTATAATCAAGGTATTACGACGTACTGGAAAGATGGTGCAGAGCGCACAAATGGCGATTATATGGCGATTAATCACAACCAAGCAACAACGCATGTTGCGACGCCTTACGACGATAGAATTCTTCAACTAAATCATAAACTAAATAAGACCTATGTAGCTTATGGAAGTGTTGGACGACAAAAAATAGCACTTCAAACTGAACAAGACACAAATGCTATGGATTACAGCGAAGCAAATGCGGTGAGTAGAACCGTGAGTAAAAGTTCACACTTATATAAAAACTCAACTTGGGATCTTGTAGATGCCGCGAATGAAAAAGGCTTCAAGTATGAAGCTTTAAAGAAAGATGATCTTCCAAAAGATCTTCAAGAAAAAAGTGTTGCTGAATTAAAAAGATACATTACTAAAAAAGGATTAGAACGTGAGCAAGTTCAAAAGGAGATCAAACAATTAAATGAAAAACGGAGATTGTACATTGCATCACAACAAAAAGAAAATGATAACGGCTTAGAAAACGCCATGATAAAAGCCATAAAAACTCAAGCTAAAGAAAAAAAATATACATGGTAA
- a CDS encoding LytTR family DNA-binding domain-containing protein has translation MKLKAIIVEDEETSRNILRNYLNKYCPNVEILGEASNVNEALVLIRNTELDLVFLDVEMPYGNAFDLLDKVGDVDFETVFVTAYNHYAIDALNAHASYYLMKPISIDELIKAVDYVTEIKTKEDALQDQVLVPKTNTVNGKITIPQQDGFEVLETADIMYCKADDNYTEIYLNTNKKKVVSKTLKYFEDALSDSGFARVHKSYLVNVNEVTKYVKGKGGSVILSSGKQIMVSASKKSDLLSYFK, from the coding sequence ATGAAACTAAAAGCAATTATCGTCGAAGACGAAGAAACGAGTAGAAATATTCTCAGAAATTACCTAAATAAGTATTGTCCTAATGTAGAGATTTTAGGAGAAGCTTCTAATGTGAACGAAGCTTTAGTATTAATTCGTAATACCGAATTAGACCTTGTCTTTTTGGATGTTGAAATGCCTTATGGAAATGCCTTTGATCTCTTAGATAAAGTGGGTGATGTCGATTTTGAAACGGTATTTGTGACTGCATATAATCATTATGCAATTGATGCTTTAAATGCACACGCATCCTATTATTTGATGAAACCAATATCAATTGACGAATTGATTAAGGCGGTAGATTATGTCACTGAAATCAAAACCAAAGAAGATGCATTACAAGATCAGGTATTGGTTCCAAAAACGAATACTGTAAATGGTAAAATCACTATTCCTCAACAAGACGGATTTGAAGTATTAGAAACAGCGGATATCATGTACTGTAAAGCTGATGATAATTACACTGAAATTTATCTGAATACGAATAAAAAGAAAGTTGTAAGCAAGACTCTTAAATATTTTGAGGATGCCCTGTCTGATAGTGGGTTCGCAAGAGTTCATAAGAGTTATTTGGTTAATGTCAATGAGGTGACAAAATACGTTAAAGGTAAAGGTGGAAGTGTTATATTGAGTAGTGGCAAACAAATCATGGTGTCTGCTTCTAAAAAATCAGATTTATTATCCTATTTCAAATAA
- a CDS encoding OmpH family outer membrane protein encodes MKHLKTLLFAAILFVGTTSLATAQSKVAHINTTELVQAMPEMQAAKAEIEKLSQTYDAQYKEMVTELQNKVKQYRAEVDTKTEEENTKRAQEVQGIEQGIRQYQAQAQEDLAKKESALLKPIFEKAKAAIQKVATAKGFNYVLDSTEGGGVLVAAGTDILTDVKKELGF; translated from the coding sequence ATGAAACACTTAAAAACCCTATTATTCGCAGCTATACTATTTGTTGGTACAACAAGCCTCGCAACAGCACAAAGTAAAGTAGCACATATAAATACCACAGAGTTAGTTCAGGCAATGCCGGAGATGCAAGCTGCGAAAGCAGAAATCGAAAAACTATCACAAACTTACGATGCACAATATAAAGAAATGGTAACTGAGCTTCAAAATAAGGTGAAGCAGTACAGAGCCGAAGTAGATACTAAAACTGAAGAAGAAAACACAAAACGTGCTCAGGAAGTTCAAGGTATCGAACAAGGTATTCGTCAATATCAAGCACAAGCACAAGAGGACTTAGCTAAGAAAGAATCTGCTTTATTAAAGCCAATTTTTGAAAAAGCGAAAGCAGCTATCCAAAAAGTTGCCACGGCAAAAGGCTTCAATTATGTACTAGATTCTACTGAAGGCGGAGGTGTACTTGTTGCTGCTGGAACAGACATTTTAACTGATGTAAAAAAAGAATTAGGATTCTAA
- the murI gene encoding glutamate racemase has translation MSTQAIGIFDSGIGGTSIFRELHGYMPHENTIYLADSKNAPYGSKSEAEIIKLSIKNTELLLEKNCKLIVVACNTATTNAIKYLRTTYNVPFIGIEPAIKPAALRTKTNVIGILATKGTLSSALFHNTSDLFSNGIKVIEQVGEGIVQLIEAGQTNSDEMKTLLETYMKPMIEADIDYLVLGCTHYPYLIPMLLEILPKHIKIIDSGIAVAKQTKAILEQHELLNNRTNIPKNIFYSNGNVNILRSILNEEFDVEYLDF, from the coding sequence ATGAGTACACAAGCTATTGGCATATTTGATTCTGGTATTGGAGGCACTTCGATCTTTCGAGAACTACATGGATATATGCCACACGAGAACACCATATATCTTGCCGATAGTAAAAATGCACCTTATGGCAGTAAAAGTGAGGCAGAGATTATTAAATTAAGTATCAAGAACACCGAACTGCTTCTTGAAAAGAATTGTAAGCTTATTGTCGTAGCCTGCAACACAGCAACAACTAACGCCATTAAATACCTAAGAACAACTTATAATGTCCCATTTATTGGTATTGAACCTGCTATTAAACCTGCTGCACTCAGAACCAAAACAAATGTTATTGGCATCTTGGCAACTAAAGGAACTCTAAGTAGTGCACTTTTTCATAATACTTCAGATCTATTTTCTAATGGCATAAAAGTCATTGAGCAGGTAGGCGAAGGGATAGTTCAATTGATAGAGGCTGGTCAAACGAATAGCGATGAAATGAAAACGTTATTAGAGACATATATGAAACCAATGATAGAGGCCGATATCGATTATCTTGTCTTAGGTTGTACTCATTATCCTTATTTGATACCGATGCTCTTAGAAATACTACCAAAACATATTAAAATCATCGATTCAGGTATCGCTGTAGCTAAACAAACAAAAGCAATTTTAGAGCAGCATGAACTCCTGAATAACAGAACAAATATTCCAAAAAACATCTTCTACTCCAATGGAAATGTGAATATTTTAAGATCAATTTTAAATGAAGAATTTGATGTGGAATATCTAGATTTCTAA